One stretch of Scatophagus argus isolate fScaArg1 chromosome 18, fScaArg1.pri, whole genome shotgun sequence DNA includes these proteins:
- the jcada gene encoding uncharacterized protein jcada — MYSVEDLLISHGYKLPKHTTSSSTPTPAPASSSRQAPLCSPPSYSKHHEVLENMPGPRTVNGYERGPGVPYGNGGGTRQPQAYGSSCPNNNNEPRDRSQSRRDGENRSQIDTHSLGESLTSDSGFCDGTRGPQSQSKDVSYWRRRGQDFTVLLDYADFRESHGGGQGGCRMPEGSQQARGQELSAEERQRVAQERQRWAAQAQAQTQAQAQVQAQARSREREAALHQWRMATERKCQSLGTDEWRPAVSFGRQLSQSEGERWTQEQQRLHARTPEGMVVHPRTKAKSQSLPRMLQPESLQYVDIALSGQELYRRVNGHPLSHHDLYRATRWPENGRPASANQLSMTPKARFTRPPRPPSYEMHQQIRGSCEVLSGRDSVIPQARDRTPLPITRTGDPQLDYFAQESGPPGYIPPPSYKRAPIMGGGRRGYGEITVDYRYKGGVYQQIQMAPDGSHWFTRHPASSWPDPQRERCVSGQKQLYPVYTTQERPGGAIQYIPFDDPRIRHISSALGGNSLTDADKIRHIRNELPSVTVSEPASDDSAFLPPPLGPFIAAKLADDANQTSSSDLDNDNNRWHSDLHKETVDNFPATDQNCNNRYPKNQRPPPSPSSAFQASLVRTSSHRGSSSDQVFAETITQVKKIVPDSGPENNRNTKRRVSETIFCLVSVPVHTPANINKDLAADQNNNETIPSLTVTNTDTFAVGLKESLNVRSKSVNEMPIKPHYSHFHTSSTSSIRNYKRAPLRKEIIDAWALQANEDKELCYAGSWPGNQYRNQETQTGSPLTVVKSPEPQSPPRRQHPAQSVSDTATDSGQGTDTSSSYGYPMAGQKNLHLSSNSAFSRLNLSPTQLSSPQTSQHDPSSPSKARDQGNQQPLSPRKSTSSPPESAEQVAFGQFLLKPVNRRPCDAIGELESINKEMEDTISKRPIVGQCIDDLHGVSKRLDQFKSGAHFTVGPEPGREAISLPPMHIEKPNKIKVRSKSFASTADLDSMDMLSAFSRPQANNIPPTNELSKLHNQGPKDICLLPSLPPHNESNQLYRQDIPVPQESLLRDVGLTVYTETPGGPGEPVQRSLSVPSPLDHKELSQSVQLLWESRTAFPKNSSSPEHNSNKELQAELETDNKAKSENALPFRGEVGRRSPQKEGLAHINRLTREVSFVFENDDGDKRCTISEPLSYKNESTIADKHLENLLIQEKAYSLPAEDLSNLYEVKCAKGIPENESIEQRAARILGISVPVEALGVTDKQSEDSQGNKDTTVSEKVQSQGREKQQVVGECEQVKEETLIVQGAETGDVKEMESGVDHKEGDIQKHSSNHSDGEDSEDPDVQSLVVLDLPEFPPSKLPLSLPVTPDEKLSFSVCSIEKRGRGGACKLIESLQGKLNSSASSSAASLGRSSTDRMARLKELDSVSRIRRLSLKGSDSEEKDGAREQGEVQENTKGKVMDQQDEEQDNKLEEEAQKEEEHSDEHKNAHEIQDKLEGPEDSWETNEEENEQLCEEEQRQEDEAEQMNVEIALKAENEGTTEVDLELKTEEPEEEVEVKTEEKPVEKVVDEQNRAEVNRDELTECAEGEKLPKPKQRTKLQKPPLLPKPRSVPKREITLPLSFSSGTCGPSNIEDEEMLSVSDSYDPSRVERV, encoded by the exons ATGTACAGCGTGGAGGACCTCCTCATCTCTCATGGATACAAGCTGCCCAAGCataccacctcctcctccacccctaCCCCAGCCCCCGCATCCTCGTCCCGACAGGCTCCCTTGTGTTCACCACCCTCCTACAGCAAACATCATGAAGTCTTAGAGAACATGCCCGGCCCCAGGACAGTGAACGGCTATGAAAGAGGGCCTGGGGTGCCCTATGGGAATGGTGGTGGGACCAGGCAGCCCCAAGCATATGGCAGTAGCTGTCCTAACAACAATAACGAACCCAGGGACAGGAGCCAGTCCAGGCGGGATGGTGAGAACCGGAGCCAAATTGACACCCACTCCTTGGGAGAGTCGCTGACCTCAGACAGTGG GTTCTGTGATGGCACCAGAGGCCCTCAGTCACAGTCCAAGGATGTGTCCTACTGGAGAAGGAGAGGCCAAgatttcactgtgctgctggacTATGCTGACTTCAGAGAGTCCCATGGTGGAGGACAGGGGGGTTGCCGCATGCCGGAGGGGTCTCAACAAGCAAGAGGCCAAGAGTTGTCTGCAGAGGAGCGTCAGAGGGTAGCTCAGGAGAGACAGCGATGGGCAGCCCAGGCCCAGGCGCAGACGCAAGCTCAGGCCCAGGTCCAGGCTCAAGCACGTTCTAGAGAGAGGGAAGCTGCTCTCCATCAGTGGAGGATGGCAACTGAGAGGAAGTGCCAGAGCTTGGGGACAGATGAGTGGCGTCCCGCTGTGAGCTTTGGCCGCCAGCTATCACAGAGTGAGGGTGAGCGCTGGACACAGGAGCAGCAGCGGCTCCATGCCAGGACACCAGAGGGCATGGTAGTCCACCCCAGGACCAAAGCCAAGTCCCAGTCCCTGCCGAGGATGCTGCAGCCTGAGAGCCTGCAGTATGTGGACATAGCCTTGTCTGGTCAGGAACTGTACAGGCGGGTTAATGGCCACCCTCTGTCACACCACGACCTTTATAGGGCAACCCGTTGGCCAGAGAATGGCAGGCCAGCTAGTGCCAACCAACTCTCAATGACACCAAAGGCCCGCTTCACCCGACCCCCCAGACCTCCCTCATATGAGATGCACCAGCAGATCAGGGGAAGCTGTGAGGTGCTGTCTGGGAGAGACTCAGTGATTCCCCAGGCCAGGGACAGAACACCACTTCCCATAACAAGGACAGGTGACCCCCAACTGGACTATTTTGCACAGGAATCTGGACCTCCAGGATACATCCCTCCTCCATCATATAAAAGAGCTCCTATAATGGGAGGGGGGCGCCGGGGATATGGTGAAATTACTGTTGACTACAG GTACAAAGGGGGTGTGTACCAGCAGATTCAAATGGCTCCAGATGGATCTCACTGGTTCACGAGACATCCAGCAAGCTCCTGGCCAGATCCCCAGAGAGAAAGGTGTGTGTCTGGACAGAAGCAGCTTTACCCAGTGTATACTACCCAGGAGCGTCCGGGTGGAGCGATCCAATATATCCCCTTTGATGACCCCCGCATCCGCCATATTTCCTCAGCCCTGGGTGGCAACTCCTTGACGGACGCTGACAAGATCCGCCACATCCGCAACGAGCTTCCCAGCGTCACCGTGTCGGAACCTGCATCTGACGACAGTGCCTTTTTGCCCCCGCCATTGGGGCCTTTCATCGCTGCCAAATTGGCCGATGATGCTAACCAGACATCTTCTAGCGACTTAGACAATGACAATAACAGGTGGCACAGTGATTTGCACAAAGAGACTGTCGATAACTTCCCAGCGACTGACCAAAACTGCAACAACAGATATCCCAAAAATCAAcgtcctcctccatctccctcttcaGCCTTCCAGGCATCATTAGTAAGGACTTCTTCACACCGAGGGTCTAGCTCAGATCAGGTCTTTGCAGAAACCATCACCCAAGTGAAGAAAATTGTCCCAGATTCAGGGCcagaaaacaacaggaacacCAAGAGAAGAGTGAGTGAGACCATCTTCTGCCttgtttctgttcctgttcaCACACCGGCTAACATTAACAAAGACTTAGCAGCAGATCAGAACAACAATGAGACAATACCAAGCCTGACTGTCACCAACACAGACACTTTTGCTGTTGGCCTCAAAGAGAGCCTGAATGTAAGGAGCAAGTCGGTGAATGAGATGCCCATCAAACCCCACTACTCTCACTTTCACACCAGCAGCACATCCTCAATAAGGAACTACAAGAGGGCCCCTCTAAGGAAGGAGATTATAGATGCGTGGGCACTTCAAGCCAATGAAGACAAAGAGTTGTGCTATGCCGGGTCCTGGCCTGGAAACCAATACCGAAACCAGGAAACCCAAACTGGCTCGCCTTTAACAGTGGTGAAAAGTCCAGAACCCCAGAGTCCTCCCAGGCGACAACATCCAGCTCAGTCTGTCTCAGACACAGCCACAGACAGTGGTCAGGGGACGGACACTAGTTCCTCTTATGGTTACCCTATGGCAGGCCAGAAAAACCTTCATCTCTCTAGTAACAGCGCCTTCTCTCGTCTCAACCTCAGCCCAACACAGTTGTCATCACCACAAACCTCACAACACGACCCATCCTCCCCTTCAAAGGCCCGGGATCAGGGGAACCAGCAGCCATTGTCTCCTAGGAAGAGCACCTCTAGTCCCCCGGAGAGTGCCGAGCAAGTGGCCTTTGGTCAGTTTCTCTTAAAGCCAGTGAACCGACGACCCTGTGATGCCATTGGTGAACTGGAAAGCATTAATAAGGAAATGGAAGACACAATCAGCAAGAGGCCCATTGTTGGTCAGTGCATTGATGATCTTCATGGTGTCAGTAAGAGATTAGACCAGTTTAAATCAGGAGCACATTTCACTGTTGGTCCAGAACCAGGCAGGGAGGCAATTAGTCTTCCTCCAATGCACATAGAAAAACCCAACAAGATAAAAGTCAGATCAAAATCTTTTGCCTCTACTGCTGATCTAGACTCCATGGACATGTTGAGTGCTTTCTCCAGGCCACAGGCCAACAACATACCACCAACAAATGAGCTATCCAAACTCCACAACCAAGGCCCCAAAGACATTTGCCTTCTGCCTTCACTACCGCCACACAATGAATCAAACCAGCTCTATAGACAGGACATCCCGGTCCCACAAGAGTCGTTGCTGAGGGATGTAGGATTAACAGTGTACACAGAGACTCCTGGTGGACCTGGGGAGCCAGTGCAACGCTCACTCTCAGTCCCATCTCCACTTGATCATAAGGAGCTTAGTCAGTCAGTGCAACTGTTGTGGGAGAGCAGAACAGCATTTCCTAAAAACAGCAGTAGCCCTGAGCACAATTCAAATAAAGAGCTTCAAGCTGAGTTAGAGACTGACAATAAAGCTAAATCAGAAAATGCTTTGCCATTCAGAGGTGAGGTAGGTAGGAGATCACCTCAGAAGGAGGGTTTAGCACATATCAACAGGTTGACCAGGGAggtttcttttgtctttgagaatgatgatggtgataaGAGATGCACCATCTCTGAGCCTCTAAGCTATAAGAATGAGTCAACCATAGCAGATAAGCACCTTGAAAACTTACTGATTCAGGAGAAAGCCTATTCTTTACCTGCAGAGGACCTCAGCAACCTTTATGAGGTCAAATGTGCTAAAGGTATCCCTGAAAATGAGTCCATTGAGCAGAGGGCTGCCAGAATCCTGGGGATATCCGTCCCAGTGGAAGCCTTGGGTGTGACTGATAAACAGTCAGAAGACAGCCAGGGCAATAAGGATACTACCGTAAGTGAGAAAGTACAAAGCcaaggcagagagaaacagcaggtgGTAGGAGAGTGTGAGCAAGTTAAAGAAGAGACCCTGATTGTCCAGGGAGCAGAGACAGGGGATGTCAAGGAGATGGAATCAGGAGTGGACCACAAAGAGGGAGACATacaaaagcacagcagcaacCACAGTGATGGTGAAGACAGCGAGGATCCTGATGTTCAGTCCCTAGTGGTATTGGACCTGCCTGAGTTTCCACCCAGTAAGCTTCCCCTATCCTTGCCTGTCACCCCTGATGAGAAGCTATCATTTAGCGTGTGCAGTATCGAGAAGAGGGGGCGAGGTGGAGCATGCAAACTAATTGAATCCCTGCAAGGTAAGCTAAACTCTTCTGCTTCTTCATCTGCTGCATCTCTGGGCAGGTCCTCCACAGACAGAATGGCCCGTCTGAAAGAGCTAGACTCAGTGTCCCGAATAAGACGCCTCAGTCTCAAAGGTTCAGACTCTGAGGAGAAGGATGGTGCTAGAGAGCAGGGTGAAGTTCAGGAAAACACTAAGGGGAAAGTTATGGATCAGCAAGATGAGGAACAGGATAATAAACTGGAGGAAGAggcacagaaggaggaggaacactctgatgaacataaaaatgcacatgaaaTACAAGACAAGTTGGAAGGTCCTGAAGACAGTTGGGAAACTAACgaagaagaaaatgagcagTTATGTGAGGAAGAGCAAAGACAAGAGGATGAGGCAGAACAGATGAATGTTGAGATTGCactaaaagcagaaaatgaaggaaCTACAGAAGTAGATTTggaattaaaaacagaagagccggaagaggaggtggaggtgaaaactgaagaaaagccTGTGGAGAAAGTAGTAGATGAACAGAATAGAGCAGAGGTCAATAGAGATGAGCTGACAGAATGCGCTGAGGGAGAAAAGTTGCCCAAACCAAAGCAACGCACCAAGCTCCAGAAGCCTCCTTTGCTTCCGAAACCTCGCAGTGTTCCCAAGAGAGAAATAACACTGCCACTCAGCTTCAGCAGTGGGACCTGTGGCCCCTCGAATATAGAGGATGAAGAGATGCTCTCTGTCTCAG ACTCCTACGACCCCAGTCGAGTGGAGAGAGTGTAA